A single region of the Sorghum bicolor cultivar BTx623 chromosome 9, Sorghum_bicolor_NCBIv3, whole genome shotgun sequence genome encodes:
- the LOC8066561 gene encoding ATP-dependent Clp protease proteolytic subunit-related protein 1, chloroplastic — MALALRCPPAATSSRSPFLPSPSPAPPGRLPRRPPASWRCHGYYGDDGFRKSYDHIPKQFREENLKDGLMDNYKNVPQFLYGLSSAQMEMFMNDDNPYNRQSQKVTEESVSAARSYDEFGMYTLSGMHEGPASYSMGMGMGGSMSMSMGRGGRGYRRMRSSAPDLPSLLLDSRIIFLGMPIVPAVTELIAAQFLWLDYDDRTKPIYLYINSTGTMDENNELVASETDAYAIADFINRSKSKVYTINLSMAYGQAAMLLSLGVKGKRGVLPNSITKLHLPKVHKSGGAAIDMWIKAKELDTNTDYYLELLSKGVGKPKEELAEFLKGPRYFRAQEAIDYGLADTILHSLDGSFKPKDLTAQLAKAQAMRQSGKRAAAGAGRWSTPTAPR; from the exons ATGGCGCTCGCGCTGCGCTGTCCCCCGGCCGCCACCTCCTCCCGGAGCCCCTTCCTGCCGTCGCCCTCACCGGCCCCGCCGGGGAGGCTCCCGAGGAGGCCGCCCGCCAGCTGGAGGTGCCACGGCTACTACGGCGACGACGGATTTCGCAAGAGCTACGACCACATCCCCAAGCAGTTCCGCGAGGAGAACCTCAAGGATGGAC TGATGGATAATTACAAGAATGTTCCTCAATTCCTTTATGGATTAAGTTCTGCACAGATGGAAATGTTTATGAATGACGACAATCCTTATAATCGCCAATCCCAGAAAGTCACAGAG GAAAGCGTATCTGCTGCTAGGAGTTACGATGAATTTGGTATGTACACCTTGTCAGGCATGCATGAGGGTCCTGCAAGTTACAGCATGGGTATGGGCATGGGGGGCAGCATGAGCATGAGCATGGGCAGAGGAGGGAGAGGGTATAGAAGAATGAGAAGCTCTGCTCCAGATCTGCCATCATTGCTACTGGACTCTCGAATTATATTTCTTGGAATGCCT ATTGTTCCAGCAGTAACTGAGCTTATTGCTGCTCAATTTCTATGGCTAGATTATGACGACCGCACAAAACCCATTTATCTGTATATAAACTCCACTGGAACTATG GACGAAAATAACGAACTTGTTGCATCTGAAACTGATGCTTATGCAATTGCTGATTTTATCAAT CGAAGCAAATCCAAGGTTTACACAATCAATCTTAGCATGGCATATGGTCAGGCTGCGATGCTTCTTTCCCTTGGTGTCAAGGGCAAAAGAGGAGTGCTGCCAAATTCAATCA CTAAATTACACCTGCCTAAGGTGCACAAATCTGGTGGAGCTGCCATTGATATGTGGATTAAG GCAAAAGAGTTAGATACAAACACAGACTACTACCTCGAACTCTTGTCTAAAGGAGTTGGTAAACCAAAGGAAGAGCTCGCTGAGTTCCTTAAGGGCCCAAGGTACTTCAGAGCACAAGAGGCTATTGATTATGGACTTGCTGATACGATCTTGCACTCACTGGATGGTtctttcaagccaaag GACCTGACTGCGCAGCTGGCCAAAGCACAGGCGATGCGGCAGTCAGGTAAGCGTGCAGCTGCTGGAGCTGGGAGATGGTCAACTCCAACCGCACCCAGGTAG
- the LOC8066559 gene encoding probable serine/threonine-protein kinase PIX7 isoform X2, whose protein sequence is MGVGSSAGRPNGSQRSERGTGGREGPAAAACWIRLCVSSSSSSSRAKVDTAAATARAASETRGKNNVADGLMVSFELRKFTFNELRIATRNFRPESLLGEGGFGRVYKGWIGENRAAPGRPGTGLTVAVKTLNRDGQQGHKEWVAEVNFLGNLKHPNLVKLIGYCLEDNQRQLVYEFMPRGSLEHHLFRKSVPLPWSTRMKIALGAARGLAFLHEEAERPVIYRDFKTSNVLLDTDYNAKLSDFGLARDGPIGDKTHVSTRVMGTYGYAAPEYVMTGHLTSKSDVYSFGVVLLELMTGRRSMDKNRPAGEHNLVEWARPHLKQRQGFQSLMDPKLGGNISLKGAYKVTQLARACLARDPKARPLMSQVVEILKPLPDLKDMVASSPSLYLSLQAQQAARLGYPSGSRSMSQHSSFATRNGQQQVRSLSHGHHGHGSPSPYLQSPMPRSNGK, encoded by the exons ATGGGCGTCGGGAGCTCGGCGGGCCGGCCGAATGGGAGTCAGCGGAGCGAGCGGGGGACTGGCGGACGCGAGGGCCCCGCCGCGGCGGCCTGCTGGATCCGCCTCTgcgtctcctcctcctcctcctcgtcccgcGCCAAGGTCGACACCGCCGCCGCGACCGCCCGTGCTGCCTCCG AAACTAGAGGAAAGAATAATG TTGCAGATGGGCTGATGGTATCATTCGAATTGCGGAAGTTTACTTTCAATGAATTGAGGATCGCCACCAGAAACTTCCGTCCTGAGAGTCTTCTTGGTGAGGGAGGTTTCGGCCGTGTCTACAAAGGTTGGATCGGGGAGAACAGAGCTGCTCCTGGGAGACCCGGCACAGGGTTAACTGTTGCTGTCAAGACCCTCAATCGCGATGGGCAGCAAGGGCACAAAGAGTGGGTG GCAGAGGTCAACTTTCTAGGAAACCTGAAACATCCGAACCTGGTGAAATTGATTGGTTATTGTCTTGAGGATAACCAGAGGCAGTTAGTATACGAATTTATGCCCCGTGGAAGTTTAGAGCACCATCTCTTCAGGA AGTCGGTGCCACTTCCATGGTCCACTCGAATGAAAATTGCACTGGGTGCAGCAAGGGGCCTTGCCTTTCTTCACGAAGAAGCTGAAAGACCTGTGATCTATCGGGATTTCAAAACTTCCAATGTTCTACTTGATACA GACTACAATGCGAAACTTTCTGATTTTGGGCTTGCTCGAGATGGTCCCATAGGTGATAAGACCCATGTGTCAACGCGAGTCATGGGAACCTATGGGTATGCTGCGCCTGAATATGTTATGACAG GTCACTTGACATCCAAGAGCGACGTGTACAGCTTTGGGGTGGTGCTGCTGGAGCTCATGACAGGCAGGCGATCAATGGACAAGAACCGACCAGCGGGGGAGCACAACCTTGTGGAATGGGCTCGGCCCCATCTGAAACAGAGACAAGGATTCCAAAGCCTGATGGACCCTAAACTTGGTGGGAACATCTCCCTGAAAGGCGCTTACAAGGTGACCCAGCTGGCCCGCGCCTGCCTTGCCCGGGATCCCAAGGCCAGGCCTCTGATGAGCCAGGTCGTGGAGATCCTCAAGCCTCTCCCAGACCTCAAAGACATGGTGGCATCTTCACCCAGCTTGTACCTGTCCTTGCAAGCACAGCAAGCTGCAAGGCTTGGCTACCCGAGTGGCAGCCGGAGCATGAGCCAGCACAGCAGCTTTGCAACTCGGAACGGACAGCAGCAGGTGAGGAGCCTCTCCCATGGCCACCACGGTCATGGTTCTCCTTCTCCGTATCTGCAgtcgccgatgccgaggagcaATGGCAAGTAG
- the LOC110430128 gene encoding hypersensitive-induced response protein-like protein 1 isoform X2 has protein sequence MSSGSFHSAILNLFLCFLVACLLPNLALFFWVALISMDYFSSSSLGRWRTSPILNFFSLFLLLLAFFCFACYQSQLTCLQSVCCQENPNPFLQQNPILPPFFFFFLFYNFVWKYPSRPVFFTTSSSSCLPRRLQSLLQTWILSAAVSDSDTIHPSSHILLSGPSISPPFLKRVEVPVICPQISSPKLRPSTGFFNLFDGYCYAPKFPRFSLRKKKKGGKAEVFVSYINTPRKSSEFRQRGGASRSDPWTAAMGNLCCCVQVDQSTVAIREQFGKFDGVLEPGCHCMPWFVGKRVAGHLTLRLQQLDVRCETKTKDNVFVNVVASIQYRALAGKASDAFYKLSNTRSQIQAYVFDVIRASVPKLHLDDAFEQKDEIAKAVEEELEKAMSAYGFEIVQTLIVDIEPDEHVKRAMNEINAAARLRAAANEKAEAEKIVQIKRAEGEAEAKYLSGLGIARQRQAIVDGLRDSVLGFSVNVPGTTAKDVMDMVLITQYFDTMKEIGASSKASSVFIPHGPGAVRDIATQIRDGLLQGSSVTQH, from the exons ATGAGTAGTGGATCGTTCCACTCTGCAATTCTCAatctttttctttgtttccttgtTGCTTGCCTTCTGCCCAATCTTGCCCTTTTCTTTTGGGTTGCCCTCATCTCCATGGATTACTTCTCTTCATCTTCTCTAGGGCGGTGGCGGACCTCTCCAattctgaattttttttctctGTTTCTGTTGCTGCTTGCCTTCTTCTGCTTTGCCTGTTACCAGTCTCAACTCACTTGCCTGCAATCTGTCTGCTGCCAAGAAAACCCCAATCCGTTCCTCCAACAAAACCCCATTTTgccacctttttttttctttttcctgttCTACAATTTCGTCTGGAAATATCCTAGCCGCCCTGTCTTCTTCACCACATCCTCCTCCTCTTGTTTGCCGCGACGACTCCAAAGTCTACTGCAAACTTGGATTCTATCCGCTGCAGTCTCTGATTCCGACACCATCCACCCATCCAGTCATATCCTTTTGTCCGGGCCCTCAATTTCCCCCCCGTTTCTCAAACGTGTGGAGGTGCCTGTAATTTGCCCCCAGATATCTTCCCCTAAGTTGCGGCCTAGCACCGGATTTTTCAACTTATTTGATGGCTACTGCTACGCACCGAAATTTCCAAGGTTTTCccttcgaaagaaaaaaaaagggggcAAAGCAGAGGTTTTTGTGTCGTATATAAACACTCCTCGCAAGTCTTCTGAATTTCGTCAACGTGGAG GTGCCAGCAGAAGTGATCCGTGGACTGCAGCTATGGGCAACCTGTGCTGCTGTGTTCAAGTTGACCAGTCGACTGTGGCCATCAGGGAGCAGTTTGGCAAGTTTGACGGCGTGCTTGAGCCAGGATGCCACTGCATGCCTTGGTTCGTTGGGAAGCGTGTAGCTGGTCATCTCACACTCAGGCTGCAGCAACTGGATGTGCGCTGTGAGACCAAAACAAAG GACAATGTCTTTGTCAATGTGGTGGCATCTATTCAGTACCGCGCTCTGGCTGGCAAAGCAAGTGATGCATTCTACAAACTGAGCAACACAAGGTCCCAGATCCAAGCTTACGTCTTTGACG TTATCAGAGCAAGCGTTCCCAAGCTCCATTTGGACGATGCTTTCGAGCAGAAGGACGAGATCGCAAAGGCTGTGGAGGAAGAGCTTGAGAAGGCCATGTCGGCTTATGGCTTTGAGATCGTGCAGACTCTCATTGTGGACATCGAGCCAGATGAACATGTGAAGCGCGCAATGAACGAGATCAACGCAG CTGCGAGGCTGAGGGCGGCTGCAAACGAGAAAGCAGAGGCAGAGAAGATTGTGCAGATCAAGCGTGCGGAGGGGGAGGCGGAAGCCAAGTACCTGTCTGGGCTGGGTATTGCACGGCAGCGGCAGGCGATCGTTGATGGGCTGAGGGACAGCGTGCTTGGGTTCTCCGTGAACGTGCCGGGCACCACCGCCAAGGACGTCATGGACATGGTGCTCATCACCCAGTACTTCGACACCATGAAGGAGATTGGCGCATCATCCAAGGCTTCATCAGTGTTCATCCCACATGGCCCAGGTGCAGTGCGCGACATCGCCACGCAGATCCGCGACGGCCTCCTGCAGGGCTCCTCTGTCACCCAGCACTAG
- the LOC8066559 gene encoding probable serine/threonine-protein kinase PIX7 isoform X1, with product MGVGSSAGRPNGSQRSERGTGGREGPAAAACWIRLCVSSSSSSSRAKVDTAAATARAASETRGKNNGIQNQPAQQIAPALTLPSNSVNISPPSIVADGLMVSFELRKFTFNELRIATRNFRPESLLGEGGFGRVYKGWIGENRAAPGRPGTGLTVAVKTLNRDGQQGHKEWVAEVNFLGNLKHPNLVKLIGYCLEDNQRQLVYEFMPRGSLEHHLFRKSVPLPWSTRMKIALGAARGLAFLHEEAERPVIYRDFKTSNVLLDTDYNAKLSDFGLARDGPIGDKTHVSTRVMGTYGYAAPEYVMTGHLTSKSDVYSFGVVLLELMTGRRSMDKNRPAGEHNLVEWARPHLKQRQGFQSLMDPKLGGNISLKGAYKVTQLARACLARDPKARPLMSQVVEILKPLPDLKDMVASSPSLYLSLQAQQAARLGYPSGSRSMSQHSSFATRNGQQQVRSLSHGHHGHGSPSPYLQSPMPRSNGK from the exons ATGGGCGTCGGGAGCTCGGCGGGCCGGCCGAATGGGAGTCAGCGGAGCGAGCGGGGGACTGGCGGACGCGAGGGCCCCGCCGCGGCGGCCTGCTGGATCCGCCTCTgcgtctcctcctcctcctcctcgtcccgcGCCAAGGTCGACACCGCCGCCGCGACCGCCCGTGCTGCCTCCG AAACTAGAGGAAAGAATAATGGTATCCAGAACCAACCTGCTCAACAGATAGCTCCCGCTTTGACATTGCCTAGCAACTCTGTAAATATTTCACCCCCATCTATAGTTGCAGATGGGCTGATGGTATCATTCGAATTGCGGAAGTTTACTTTCAATGAATTGAGGATCGCCACCAGAAACTTCCGTCCTGAGAGTCTTCTTGGTGAGGGAGGTTTCGGCCGTGTCTACAAAGGTTGGATCGGGGAGAACAGAGCTGCTCCTGGGAGACCCGGCACAGGGTTAACTGTTGCTGTCAAGACCCTCAATCGCGATGGGCAGCAAGGGCACAAAGAGTGGGTG GCAGAGGTCAACTTTCTAGGAAACCTGAAACATCCGAACCTGGTGAAATTGATTGGTTATTGTCTTGAGGATAACCAGAGGCAGTTAGTATACGAATTTATGCCCCGTGGAAGTTTAGAGCACCATCTCTTCAGGA AGTCGGTGCCACTTCCATGGTCCACTCGAATGAAAATTGCACTGGGTGCAGCAAGGGGCCTTGCCTTTCTTCACGAAGAAGCTGAAAGACCTGTGATCTATCGGGATTTCAAAACTTCCAATGTTCTACTTGATACA GACTACAATGCGAAACTTTCTGATTTTGGGCTTGCTCGAGATGGTCCCATAGGTGATAAGACCCATGTGTCAACGCGAGTCATGGGAACCTATGGGTATGCTGCGCCTGAATATGTTATGACAG GTCACTTGACATCCAAGAGCGACGTGTACAGCTTTGGGGTGGTGCTGCTGGAGCTCATGACAGGCAGGCGATCAATGGACAAGAACCGACCAGCGGGGGAGCACAACCTTGTGGAATGGGCTCGGCCCCATCTGAAACAGAGACAAGGATTCCAAAGCCTGATGGACCCTAAACTTGGTGGGAACATCTCCCTGAAAGGCGCTTACAAGGTGACCCAGCTGGCCCGCGCCTGCCTTGCCCGGGATCCCAAGGCCAGGCCTCTGATGAGCCAGGTCGTGGAGATCCTCAAGCCTCTCCCAGACCTCAAAGACATGGTGGCATCTTCACCCAGCTTGTACCTGTCCTTGCAAGCACAGCAAGCTGCAAGGCTTGGCTACCCGAGTGGCAGCCGGAGCATGAGCCAGCACAGCAGCTTTGCAACTCGGAACGGACAGCAGCAGGTGAGGAGCCTCTCCCATGGCCACCACGGTCATGGTTCTCCTTCTCCGTATCTGCAgtcgccgatgccgaggagcaATGGCAAGTAG
- the LOC8066560 gene encoding inactive protein RESTRICTED TEV MOVEMENT 2, giving the protein MAAAAAAGNKQGGGGCCKPPPAAADQELLDPRYEWQENATSFILRIHLSGFRKQDFRVQVDGAGRLTVRGQRSDAATNPRHSRFSKVFQLPSTSNLDDIAGRFDAGVLTLTVPKRLPASQQQVRQDQDQAAAKQQEKAKAPPKDDTVAKDEADATDKKTAAEQQVADAKSGKPEPEQQQHKAAAPPPPAVRKEEGKPKAGAAAPPTAAADTKKQATPKAEPPPLERKAVDTESLAERVKRRAEEERAETAAAAEAERQRKGFKERVAEELQGLAGSEWAEGLVETVKKNKEVIAAAVAAFSLGVFVSSKLFCRSSRN; this is encoded by the exons atggccgccgccgccgccgccggcaacaagcaaggaggaggaggctgcTGCAAGCCGCCGCCTGCAGCAGCTGATCAGGAGTTGTTGGACCCGAGGTACGAGTGGCAGGAGAATGCCACCAGCTTCATCCTCCGCATCCACCTCTCAG GCTTCAGGAAACAAGATTTCAGGGTGCAAGTCGACGGCGCCGGCCGCCTCACCGTCCGCGGCCAGCGCTCCGACGCCGCCACCAACCCCAGGCACTCCCGCTTCAGCAAGGTCTTCCAGCTGCCCTCCACCTCCAACCTCGACGACATCGCCGGCCGCTTCGACGCCGGAGTCCTCACGCTCACCGTACCCAAGCGCCTGCCTGCGTCGCAGCAGCAGGTCCGCCAGGATCAGGATCAGGCGGCGGCCAAGCAGCAGGAAAAGGCAAAGGCGCCGCCCAAGGACGACACCGTTGCCAAGGACGAGGCGGATGCCACCGACAAGAAAACCGCTGCCGAGCAGCAGGTGGCGGACGCCAAGAGCGGCAAACCGGAgccagagcagcagcagcacaaggcggcggcgccaccaccaCCGGCCGTGAGGAAGGAGGAAGGCAAGCCCAAAGCCGGCGCCGCTGCACCACCAACAGCAGCAGCCGACACGAAGAAGCAGGCCACGCCCAAGGCCGAGCCGCCGCCACTGGAGAGGAAGGCGGTCGATACGGAGAGCCTGGCGGAGAGGGTGAAGCGGCGCGCCGAGGAAGAGCGGGCCGAAACCGCGGCTGCGGCAGAGGCGGAGCGCCAGAGGAAGGGCTTCAAGGAGCGCGTGGCGGAGGAGCTGCAGGGGCTGGCGGGCTCCGAGTGGGCGGAGGGCCTCGTGGAGACggtgaagaagaacaaggaggtgatcgccgccgccgtcgccgccttcTCCCTTGGCGTCTTCGTCTCCAGCAAGCTCTTCTGCAGGTCCAGCAGGAACTAA
- the LOC110430128 gene encoding hypersensitive-induced response protein-like protein 1 isoform X1 — protein MGNLCCCVQVDQSTVAIREQFGKFDGVLEPGCHCMPWFVGKRVAGHLTLRLQQLDVRCETKTKDNVFVNVVASIQYRALAGKASDAFYKLSNTRSQIQAYVFDVIRASVPKLHLDDAFEQKDEIAKAVEEELEKAMSAYGFEIVQTLIVDIEPDEHVKRAMNEINAAARLRAAANEKAEAEKIVQIKRAEGEAEAKYLSGLGIARQRQAIVDGLRDSVLGFSVNVPGTTAKDVMDMVLITQYFDTMKEIGASSKASSVFIPHGPGAVRDIATQIRDGLLQGSSVTQH, from the exons ATGGGCAACCTGTGCTGCTGTGTTCAAGTTGACCAGTCGACTGTGGCCATCAGGGAGCAGTTTGGCAAGTTTGACGGCGTGCTTGAGCCAGGATGCCACTGCATGCCTTGGTTCGTTGGGAAGCGTGTAGCTGGTCATCTCACACTCAGGCTGCAGCAACTGGATGTGCGCTGTGAGACCAAAACAAAG GACAATGTCTTTGTCAATGTGGTGGCATCTATTCAGTACCGCGCTCTGGCTGGCAAAGCAAGTGATGCATTCTACAAACTGAGCAACACAAGGTCCCAGATCCAAGCTTACGTCTTTGACG TTATCAGAGCAAGCGTTCCCAAGCTCCATTTGGACGATGCTTTCGAGCAGAAGGACGAGATCGCAAAGGCTGTGGAGGAAGAGCTTGAGAAGGCCATGTCGGCTTATGGCTTTGAGATCGTGCAGACTCTCATTGTGGACATCGAGCCAGATGAACATGTGAAGCGCGCAATGAACGAGATCAACGCAG CTGCGAGGCTGAGGGCGGCTGCAAACGAGAAAGCAGAGGCAGAGAAGATTGTGCAGATCAAGCGTGCGGAGGGGGAGGCGGAAGCCAAGTACCTGTCTGGGCTGGGTATTGCACGGCAGCGGCAGGCGATCGTTGATGGGCTGAGGGACAGCGTGCTTGGGTTCTCCGTGAACGTGCCGGGCACCACCGCCAAGGACGTCATGGACATGGTGCTCATCACCCAGTACTTCGACACCATGAAGGAGATTGGCGCATCATCCAAGGCTTCATCAGTGTTCATCCCACATGGCCCAGGTGCAGTGCGCGACATCGCCACGCAGATCCGCGACGGCCTCCTGCAGGGCTCCTCTGTCACCCAGCACTAG
- the LOC110430095 gene encoding cytokinin riboside 5'-monophosphate phosphoribohydrolase LOG-like, with product MTPATVASEAPAPAPGLAASSTGTGTASRVEVSATATESAGNGSGGAERRSRFRRICVYCGSAKGKKPSYQDAAIQLGNQLVERGIDLVYGGGSIGLMGSVSHAVHAGGRHVMGIIPKSLMPREVTGEPVGEVRAVSGMHERKAEMARFADAFVALPGGYGTLEELLEIITWAQLGIHKKPVGLLNVDGFYDPLLSFIDLAVNEGFITEAARRIIISAPTAKELVMKLEDYVPEYDIGLVWEEQKPNSLVPELESGITSS from the exons ATGACCCCAGCCACCGTCGCGTCGGAGGCGCCCGCGCCGGCTCCGGGCCTCGCGGCGTCCTCCACCGGCACCGGGACCGCGTCGCGCGTGGAGGTTTCGGCGACCGCCACCGAGTCGGCGGGCAACGGCAGCGGCGGGGCGGAGCGCCGGTCCCGCTTCCGGCGGATCTGCGTCTACTGCGGCAGCGCCAAGGGGAAGAAGCCCAGCTACCAGGACGCGGCCATCCAACTCGGCAACCAGCTG GTGGAGCGGGGCATAGACCTGGTCTACGGCGGGGGCTCCATCGGCCTCATGGGATCGGTCTCCCACGCAGTTCACGCCGGAGGTCGCCATGTCATGGG GATCATTCCAAAATCACTGATGCCCAGAGAG GTAACTGGAGAACCTGTTGGCGAAGTTAGAGCCGTTTCTGGCATGCACGAGAGGAAGGCTGAGATGGCTCGGTTTGCCGATGCTTTTGTTGCCTTACCag GTGGCTATGGAACTCTGGAGGAGTTGCTTGAGATCATTACTTGGGCGCAACTGGGGATCCACAAGAAGCCG GTTGGCCTTTTGAACGTTGACGGATTCTATGACCCTCTTCTGTCTTTCATCGACTTGGCTGTCAACGAAGGTTTCATCACGGAGGCAGCGAGGCGCATCATCATCTCAGCCCCAACAGCCAAGGAGCTAGTTATGAAGCTGGAG GACTATGTCCCGGAGTATGACATCGGCTTGGTCTGGGAGGAGCAGAAGCCCAACAGCTTGGTCCCTGAGCTGGAGTCTGGGATCACCTCATCCTGA